Proteins encoded together in one Branchiostoma lanceolatum isolate klBraLanc5 chromosome 11, klBraLanc5.hap2, whole genome shotgun sequence window:
- the LOC136445273 gene encoding E3 ubiquitin-protein ligase Midline-1-like isoform X2: MEALESELTCPMCLDLFESPLQLPCLHNLCRKCIQDLDFYTKKVDGTEEDAHGGVAAEKGEPAGQTEGEAPVTCPTCGREVPLDERGVDGLSRNMVLQNIVDRFRDAKDKEKQGAQAPPCQLCEGDPRPAVKVCVNCDGLAYCEDCLATFHPARGPLARHTLVPPGQQPGKAEPKVVMCAEHADEKVNLYCKADEMPVCALCKLVGKHQGHEVAAMSDAYKEKKDVLVNEVSALKDRNKEISQFVTDMRGTCVEVQEQNKKWQEKLVQGIARLGKILEERKNFLAKAISEAVKSTRERVEKSHDTDPLAAPADWMFKGCDFSREAKALEAMDMCGQYILTFCCHLQ; encoded by the exons ATGGAGGCGTTAGAGTCGGAGCTAACGTGCCCGATGTGTTTAGACCTGTTTGAGTCGCCGCTACAGTTACCCTGTCTGCACAACTTGTGCAGGAAGTGTATCCAAGACTTGGACTTCTACACTAAGAAGGTTGACGGGACGGAGGAAGACGCACATGGAGGCGTGGCAGCGGAGAAGGGAGAGCCTGCAGGACAGACAGAGGGTGAAGCTCCGGTCACCTGTCCCACCTGTGGGAGGGAAGTACCGCTGGACGAGAGAG GTGTTGACGGCCTGAGCAGGAACATGGTGCTGCAGAACATCGTGGACAGGTTCAGGGACGCTAAGGACAAGGAGAAACAGGGCGCGCAGGCTCCACCATGCCAG CTGTGTGAAGGCGACCCCCGCCCGGCTGTGAAGGTGTGTGTGAACTGTGACGGGCTGGCGTACTGTGAGGACTGCCTGGCGACCTTCCACCCCGCTCGAGGACCGCTCGCCAGGCACACGCTGGTCCCTCCCGGACAGCAGCCCGGCAAGGCGGAACCTAAAGTCGTCATGTGCGCCGAACATGCAGATGAGAAG GTGAACCTGTACTGTAAGGCGGATGAGATGCCGGTCTGTGCTCTCTGTAAGCTGGTGGGGAAACACCAGGGCCATGAGGTAGCTGCTATGTCGGATGCCTACAAGGAGAAGAAG GATGTTCTGGTGAATGAGGTCTCCGCACTGAAGGACAGAAACAAGGAAATCAGCCAGTTTGTGACGGACATGCGTGGAACCTGTGTTGAAGTTCAG gaacaaaacaagaagTGGCAGGAAAAGCTAGTGCAGGGGATCGCACGACTTGGGAAGATCCTCGAGGAACGGAAGAACTTCCTGGCAAAGGCGATTTCTGAG GCGGTGAAGTCTACCAGAGAGAG AGTTGAGAAGAGCCATGACACGGATCCTCTGGCCGCTCCTGCTGACTGGATGTTCAAAGGTTGTGACTTCAGCAGGGAAGCGAAGGCTTTAGAGGCCATGGATATGTGCGGTCAGTACATTCTAACATTTTGTTGTCATCTTCAATAA
- the LOC136445273 gene encoding probable E3 ubiquitin-protein ligase MID2 isoform X1 — protein sequence MEALESELTCPMCLDLFESPLQLPCLHNLCRKCIQDLDFYTKKVDGTEEDAHGGVAAEKGEPAGQTEGEAPVTCPTCGREVPLDERGVDGLSRNMVLQNIVDRFRDAKDKEKQGAQAPPCQLCEGDPRPAVKVCVNCDGLAYCEDCLATFHPARGPLARHTLVPPGQQPGKAEPKVVMCAEHADEKVNLYCKADEMPVCALCKLVGKHQGHEVAAMSDAYKEKKDVLVNEVSALKDRNKEISQFVTDMRGTCVEVQEQNKKWQEKLVQGIARLGKILEERKNFLAKAISEEEEEKLKLLKEEIAKKEEHLQKAQTVVAYVEEVLKEKDQSCFLQAVKSTRERVEKSHDTDPLAAPADWMFKGCDFSREAKALEAMDMCGQYILTFCCHLQ from the exons ATGGAGGCGTTAGAGTCGGAGCTAACGTGCCCGATGTGTTTAGACCTGTTTGAGTCGCCGCTACAGTTACCCTGTCTGCACAACTTGTGCAGGAAGTGTATCCAAGACTTGGACTTCTACACTAAGAAGGTTGACGGGACGGAGGAAGACGCACATGGAGGCGTGGCAGCGGAGAAGGGAGAGCCTGCAGGACAGACAGAGGGTGAAGCTCCGGTCACCTGTCCCACCTGTGGGAGGGAAGTACCGCTGGACGAGAGAG GTGTTGACGGCCTGAGCAGGAACATGGTGCTGCAGAACATCGTGGACAGGTTCAGGGACGCTAAGGACAAGGAGAAACAGGGCGCGCAGGCTCCACCATGCCAG CTGTGTGAAGGCGACCCCCGCCCGGCTGTGAAGGTGTGTGTGAACTGTGACGGGCTGGCGTACTGTGAGGACTGCCTGGCGACCTTCCACCCCGCTCGAGGACCGCTCGCCAGGCACACGCTGGTCCCTCCCGGACAGCAGCCCGGCAAGGCGGAACCTAAAGTCGTCATGTGCGCCGAACATGCAGATGAGAAG GTGAACCTGTACTGTAAGGCGGATGAGATGCCGGTCTGTGCTCTCTGTAAGCTGGTGGGGAAACACCAGGGCCATGAGGTAGCTGCTATGTCGGATGCCTACAAGGAGAAGAAG GATGTTCTGGTGAATGAGGTCTCCGCACTGAAGGACAGAAACAAGGAAATCAGCCAGTTTGTGACGGACATGCGTGGAACCTGTGTTGAAGTTCAG gaacaaaacaagaagTGGCAGGAAAAGCTAGTGCAGGGGATCGCACGACTTGGGAAGATCCTCGAGGAACGGAAGAACTTCCTGGCAAAGGCGATTTCTGAG gaagaggaggaaaaaCTGAAGCTGTTGAAGGAAGAGATAGCTAAGAAGGAGGAGCATCTTCAGAAGGCGCAGACAGTCGTGGCGTATGTCGAGGAAGTCCTAAAGGAGAAAGACCAATCCTGCTTTCTTCAG GCGGTGAAGTCTACCAGAGAGAG AGTTGAGAAGAGCCATGACACGGATCCTCTGGCCGCTCCTGCTGACTGGATGTTCAAAGGTTGTGACTTCAGCAGGGAAGCGAAGGCTTTAGAGGCCATGGATATGTGCGGTCAGTACATTCTAACATTTTGTTGTCATCTTCAATAA
- the LOC136445255 gene encoding uncharacterized protein yields the protein MESNIMEKRKWPAVKLAVLVVVLLAIIQLTDAQQKDEKSLLALMERNKEDTAVSTDEESGNDRYLGGPPLDLKGPARRHKRFIFPRIVCKRHCCKSWWWSRRRCSCCEWGFAPFVVESHPV from the exons ATGGAGTCCAACATCATGGAGAAG AGGAAGTGGCCTGCAGTGAAACTGGCTGTGTTGGTGGTTGTTCTGTTGGCTATCATCCAGCTGACTGATGCACAGCAGAAAGACGAG AAGTCTCTTCTGGCGTTGATGGAAAGAAACAAGGAGGATACTGCGGTGTCAACTGACGAGGAATCAGGAAATGATCGTTATTTGGGTG GACCGCCTCTGGACCTTAAGGGACCAGCGCGCAGACACAAACGGTTCATCTTTCCTCGAATCGTGTGCAAGCGACACTGCTGCAAAAGTTGGTGGTGGTCACGTCGCCGGTGCTCCTGTTGTGAATGGGGCTTTGCCCCTTTTGTTGTAGAGTCACACCCCGTGTAA